A part of Paenibacillus sp. sptzw28 genomic DNA contains:
- a CDS encoding acyltransferase: MSKPRIEEIETLRGFAFLAVVMQHAIAHYYPVPEARLEDGVLLGLILLLSKFAVPLFVFITGLVLFYNYEGDIRYSIFIRKRLKDIVLPYLPWAVLYAVGFQQLNLLEAGSLSKLGAMIATGKASYHLWYIVMIFQLYLLFPLLQKAVKRLKPTSANKTALAILLLGILYLLLMGLKGTIYRTAAQLDIPFLTGFFTTYLDRNALMYFFYFALGAAAGLHLESWHKWLVRYRYYIMGLFAVLLSGMLYITVSSFKLVPSLGIRYDGLVLLRPDMAVYLIVSVLAVYVFSMIFVKTSPASLRRTIALCGTYSYVAYLAHACVLRFTEIIADVLFPGGSVTVRTITAFILCAAGSILLAFLIRQIVVRFKSSRGRVRHQTKPFSA; encoded by the coding sequence ATGAGCAAACCGAGAATAGAGGAAATCGAGACGCTTCGGGGGTTTGCGTTTCTCGCAGTCGTCATGCAGCACGCCATTGCCCACTATTACCCGGTACCTGAGGCGCGGCTTGAGGATGGGGTGCTCCTCGGGCTGATCCTGCTGCTGTCAAAGTTCGCCGTTCCGTTATTTGTGTTCATTACCGGACTTGTGCTGTTTTATAACTACGAAGGAGACATACGGTATAGCATCTTCATACGCAAACGGTTGAAGGATATCGTGCTGCCGTACTTGCCCTGGGCCGTCTTATACGCGGTCGGGTTTCAGCAGCTCAATCTGCTCGAAGCGGGTTCGCTGTCCAAGCTGGGAGCCATGATCGCGACAGGAAAAGCATCCTACCACCTTTGGTATATTGTGATGATTTTTCAGCTGTATTTGCTTTTTCCGCTTCTTCAGAAGGCAGTTAAACGATTAAAACCAACGTCCGCCAATAAGACCGCCCTGGCCATCCTGCTTCTGGGGATTCTTTATTTATTGCTAATGGGTCTGAAAGGAACGATTTACCGAACTGCGGCGCAGCTGGACATTCCGTTTCTGACCGGGTTTTTCACCACTTATCTGGACCGGAACGCGCTGATGTACTTTTTCTACTTTGCGCTTGGCGCGGCAGCGGGCCTGCATTTGGAAAGCTGGCACAAATGGCTTGTGCGCTACCGCTATTATATTATGGGCTTATTTGCGGTTCTGCTTTCAGGGATGCTGTATATTACCGTCTCTTCCTTCAAGCTGGTTCCGAGCCTCGGCATCCGGTACGACGGCTTGGTGCTCCTGCGGCCCGATATGGCTGTGTATCTCATCGTATCGGTGCTTGCCGTCTATGTTTTTTCCATGATTTTTGTCAAAACTTCGCCGGCCTCCCTGCGAAGGACAATCGCTCTGTGCGGAACTTATTCGTATGTCGCTTATCTCGCTCATGCTTGCGTGCTGAGATTCACGGAGATAATTGCGGACGTTTTGTTCCCGGGCGGATCCGTAACGGTCCGCACAATAACCGCATTTATTCTCTGTGCGGCCGGTTCAATACTGCTTGCCTTCTTAATACGTCAAATTGTTGTACGGTTTAAGTCCTCCCGCGGCCGTGTCCGGCATCAAACTAAGCCCTTCTCCGCTTAG
- a CDS encoding general stress protein: MQEMRPSIQIVTTAMDALHAVRELNKQGYKQDDIYVLAHDSDQTKSLADASNANRIGPSEEGVFTSLANVFRSRGDEIRAKLQSIGLTDSEAERYEEELDRGRVLVITNLH, encoded by the coding sequence ATGCAAGAAATGAGACCGAGCATTCAAATTGTGACGACAGCCATGGATGCACTGCACGCGGTGCGCGAGTTGAACAAGCAAGGGTATAAGCAGGATGATATTTATGTTCTGGCACATGACAGCGACCAGACGAAATCGCTGGCCGATGCATCGAATGCCAATCGGATCGGCCCGTCGGAGGAAGGGGTCTTCACATCTCTGGCAAATGTATTCCGTTCCCGCGGTGACGAAATTCGCGCGAAGCTTCAGTCCATCGGACTTACCGACAGCGAGGCCGAACGTTATGAGGAGGAACTCGACCGCGGCCGTGTACTCGTTATTACGAATCTTCACTAA
- a CDS encoding alpha-glycosidase translates to MFPECFHHTPRSNWAYAYDKDTIHLRVQTKRNDVEEITAVTGDKYDWDRCHEDVPMEKVAADHFFDYWEAAVKPKYKRFSYGFRLRSGDETIYMMESGLYPEQPYPAGGYYEFPYIHEIDIFTAPEWAKEAVFYQIMPDRFAKGNPDIDPEGVAEWRSPPAIDNFFGGDLQGIIDRLDHLSELGVTAIYLTPIFESPSYHKYDTVDYRKVDPHFGNTELLRKLVQACHNRSIRVVLDAVFNHTGEEFPPFQDVVKNGRKSQYADWFYVRSFPARVNDGVATYDTFGFYGHMPKLRTSNPVVKKYLLDVAEYWTRETDIDGWRLDVANEVDHHFWRDFRQTVKAVKPDAYIIGEVWSNSLMWLLGDQFDSVMNYPFADKAMSFFASEEVDGRTFAEQINHLLMCYPQQTSEVIFNLLSSHDTPRVLTRVGENKPRLKLAVVFLLTYIGTPCIFYGDEVGLKGGNDPECRPCMVWEMEGQDRELFDFYKLLINLRKKHSVLRSGRFRFLKADEGDSRIIYERLGEREHFTIWMNNTGDHTYLQHKMDTNDWHDALTGVHVPVLDGQQNVELEPFGYRILWRTIK, encoded by the coding sequence ATGTTTCCTGAATGCTTTCACCATACGCCGCGAAGCAACTGGGCTTATGCCTATGACAAGGACACGATTCATCTCCGTGTTCAGACGAAACGGAATGATGTCGAGGAAATTACGGCTGTGACCGGAGATAAATACGACTGGGATAGATGTCACGAGGATGTACCGATGGAAAAGGTCGCTGCCGACCATTTCTTCGACTACTGGGAAGCCGCAGTCAAGCCGAAATACAAGCGCTTTTCCTATGGCTTTCGGCTGAGAAGCGGCGATGAGACCATCTATATGATGGAGTCCGGACTATATCCCGAGCAGCCTTATCCGGCGGGCGGCTACTATGAGTTCCCTTATATACACGAGATCGATATTTTCACGGCGCCGGAATGGGCGAAGGAAGCGGTCTTTTATCAAATAATGCCGGACCGTTTCGCTAAAGGAAATCCCGATATCGATCCGGAAGGCGTCGCGGAATGGAGAAGTCCTCCCGCAATCGATAACTTTTTCGGCGGCGATTTGCAGGGAATAATAGACCGGCTTGATCATTTGAGCGAGCTTGGCGTGACCGCAATATATTTAACGCCGATCTTTGAGTCGCCGTCCTATCATAAATACGATACGGTTGATTACCGGAAGGTTGATCCGCATTTTGGCAATACGGAGCTGCTCAGAAAGCTTGTTCAAGCTTGCCATAACCGAAGTATTCGCGTCGTGCTTGATGCCGTGTTTAACCATACGGGAGAGGAATTCCCGCCTTTCCAGGACGTAGTTAAGAACGGCAGGAAATCACAGTACGCCGATTGGTTCTACGTCCGCTCCTTTCCCGCCCGGGTAAATGACGGCGTGGCGACTTACGATACATTCGGATTCTACGGCCATATGCCGAAGCTGAGAACGTCCAACCCCGTAGTGAAGAAGTATCTGCTTGATGTGGCGGAGTACTGGACCCGGGAAACGGACATCGACGGCTGGCGGCTGGATGTGGCGAATGAGGTGGATCATCATTTCTGGCGGGATTTCCGTCAAACGGTGAAGGCGGTTAAACCCGATGCGTATATTATCGGCGAGGTCTGGAGCAATTCGCTCATGTGGCTGCTCGGAGACCAATTCGATTCCGTCATGAATTACCCTTTTGCGGATAAAGCGATGAGCTTCTTCGCTTCGGAAGAAGTCGACGGCCGCACTTTCGCCGAGCAGATTAACCACCTGCTTATGTGTTACCCCCAGCAGACAAGCGAGGTGATATTCAACCTCCTATCGAGCCATGACACGCCCCGAGTATTAACCCGCGTCGGAGAGAATAAACCCCGCCTAAAGCTGGCCGTCGTTTTTCTGCTCACCTATATTGGCACACCGTGTATTTTCTATGGCGATGAAGTCGGGCTTAAAGGCGGCAACGATCCGGAGTGCCGTCCCTGTATGGTCTGGGAAATGGAAGGGCAGGACCGGGAGCTCTTCGATTTCTATAAACTGCTGATTAACCTTCGTAAGAAGCATTCCGTTCTCCGCAGCGGCCGGTTTCGTTTCCTGAAGGCGGATGAGGGCGATTCCCGCATTATCTACGAGCGGCTCGGCGAACGAGAGCATTTTACGATATGGATGAACAATACAGGGGATCATACCTACCTCCAGCACAAAATGGATACGAACGACTGGCACGATGCCTTGACCGGGGTGCATGTCCCGGTGTTGGACGGGCAGCAAAATGTGGAGCTGGAGCCGTTCGGTTACCGCATCCTGTGGCGGACGATCAAGTAG
- a CDS encoding sugar phosphate nucleotidyltransferase has product MKANSCIAMLLAGGEGRRLAPLTNKLAKPAVPFGGRCRIIDYTLSNCVHSGIETIGVLTQYQSESLHSHIGDGKAWRKSESAKRTDIALLPSSKAEGGEYLGTADAIYQNIDYIDHYNPEHILVLSGDHIYQMDYTKLMDTHIASGAAATVAVKRVPWKDASRFGVVHTDEADRILDFVEKPRRPESNLASMGIYMFRWADLRALLVEDHRDMSSSHDFAKDIIPRMLQLGISLGVHPFEGYWRDVGTVDSLWEAHMDFIAGDIVPAAEITAKPEGAWPIISRDTRQTLASYVCPKAEIRNSFIQHGSSVEGDVDRSVIFGDVAVGQGADIRESVIMPGAWIGRNAWLCRAIIGEGAVIEDGAVIGSMNGDVTVVVAEERLAAPPRFVVTPCRLPNDFFEERDLSLPILSLEKGRS; this is encoded by the coding sequence ATGAAAGCTAATTCTTGTATTGCCATGTTGCTTGCTGGAGGAGAAGGCCGTCGATTAGCGCCTCTTACAAACAAATTGGCCAAGCCGGCTGTTCCTTTCGGCGGTCGCTGCCGGATCATCGATTATACGCTCAGCAACTGCGTACATTCCGGTATTGAAACGATCGGAGTACTGACCCAGTATCAATCCGAATCGCTTCACAGCCATATCGGAGACGGGAAAGCTTGGCGCAAGAGTGAAAGCGCGAAGCGGACCGACATTGCCCTGCTTCCGTCAAGCAAGGCCGAGGGCGGTGAATATCTGGGAACCGCAGACGCAATTTATCAGAATATCGACTACATCGACCATTACAACCCCGAGCATATTCTGGTGCTGTCCGGAGATCATATTTACCAAATGGATTACACAAAACTGATGGACACGCATATCGCAAGCGGCGCCGCCGCAACAGTCGCGGTCAAGCGGGTTCCATGGAAGGACGCGAGCCGATTTGGTGTTGTTCATACCGATGAAGCGGATCGAATCCTCGATTTTGTGGAAAAGCCCCGGCGACCGGAAAGCAATTTGGCATCGATGGGTATCTATATGTTCCGATGGGCGGATCTGCGGGCCCTTCTTGTGGAAGACCACAGGGACATGTCCTCCAGTCACGACTTCGCCAAAGATATCATCCCCCGCATGCTGCAGCTTGGCATAAGCTTGGGCGTACACCCGTTTGAAGGGTACTGGCGGGATGTCGGCACCGTTGACAGCCTGTGGGAAGCACATATGGATTTCATCGCCGGCGACATTGTTCCGGCTGCAGAAATAACTGCCAAGCCCGAGGGAGCATGGCCGATTATATCGCGGGACACGAGGCAGACGCTCGCCTCGTATGTATGCCCGAAGGCCGAAATCCGGAATTCATTCATTCAGCATGGAAGCTCGGTCGAGGGTGACGTAGACCGGTCGGTTATATTCGGTGACGTTGCTGTTGGACAAGGGGCCGATATCCGGGAAAGTGTAATTATGCCGGGAGCATGGATCGGGCGCAATGCGTGGTTATGCCGCGCGATAATCGGCGAAGGCGCTGTAATTGAAGACGGAGCCGTGATCGGCAGCATGAACGGCGATGTAACGGTAGTTGTGGCGGAAGAGCGATTGGCAGCGCCGCCGCGGTTTGTCGTTACCCCTTGCCGGCTGCCGAATGATTTCTTCGAGGAACGGGATTTGTCCCTGCCGATCCTCTCCCTCGAGAAGGGCAGGTCATGA
- a CDS encoding carbohydrate ABC transporter permease, which yields MVGRTSLSNRVIDGTILAVLILFTLACLIPLLHTVAVSFSDKTAADAGRVVLTPIKATTASYSKVLDDTQFFNAFFISVKRVLFGGLLNFALNIMMAFALSKEPKEFRMRNTYMWFLVFTMLFSGGIVPWFMTIKSYGMLDSMWALILPHAVQVFNVILLMNFFRNLPKELSEAAEIDGAGPWYIMLRLFVPLSLPAIATVTLFSIVFHWNSFFDGLILMNSQDHYPLQTYIQTLVAQLSAQAMTAMSPDQLAEAMAVSNRTFNAAKIIISMIPILLIYPFIQRFFIHGITLGSVKE from the coding sequence ATGGTGGGAAGGACCAGTTTATCCAACAGAGTTATCGACGGAACGATACTTGCCGTGCTGATCCTGTTTACACTCGCATGTCTTATCCCGCTTCTGCATACCGTGGCCGTCTCGTTCAGCGATAAGACGGCGGCTGACGCCGGGAGAGTGGTGCTCACGCCGATCAAGGCGACGACGGCCAGCTACTCGAAGGTACTGGACGATACCCAATTCTTCAATGCATTCTTCATTTCAGTAAAGAGGGTGCTGTTTGGCGGATTGCTCAACTTTGCGCTTAACATCATGATGGCGTTCGCGCTGTCGAAGGAACCGAAGGAGTTCCGGATGCGCAACACATATATGTGGTTTTTGGTCTTCACCATGCTTTTTAGCGGCGGCATCGTGCCATGGTTTATGACGATCAAATCCTACGGCATGCTGGACTCGATGTGGGCACTCATTCTGCCCCATGCGGTGCAGGTGTTCAACGTCATCCTGCTCATGAACTTCTTCCGAAATTTGCCGAAGGAGCTGTCCGAAGCGGCGGAGATTGACGGGGCCGGACCCTGGTACATTATGCTCAGGCTGTTCGTTCCTCTGTCGCTGCCCGCAATCGCCACCGTAACGCTGTTCAGTATCGTGTTTCACTGGAACTCGTTCTTTGACGGCCTTATCCTGATGAACAGTCAGGACCATTACCCGCTGCAGACGTACATCCAGACACTGGTCGCCCAGCTTAGCGCCCAGGCGATGACGGCAATGTCGCCGGACCAGCTGGCAGAAGCGATGGCCGTCTCCAACCGCACGTTCAACGCGGCCAAGATCATCATCTCGATGATTCCGATACTGCTTATCTATCCGTTCATCCAACGTTTCTTTATTCACGGGATCACCCTTGGGTCGGTAAAAGAATAG
- a CDS encoding sugar ABC transporter permease, translating into MKIRKNAIHYNVMVLPGIIFLILFSIVPMFYAVMAFQNFKPGRGIWGSEWVGLENFSYLFMLPDSRLIFFNTVFLAVMKIIANLIIPLVFALLLNEVRQRFMRKTIQTIVYLPHFLSWVLLATIFFDVFSLDGMVNKLFGLFGVDPILFYASNKWFPGIIIATDVWKEFGFNAIVYLAALTGINPVLYEAADIDGASRFRQLWHVTLPGVRTTVVLLGTLALGNVMNANFDQIFNMYNPLVYQSSDIIDTYVYRVGLNDLQYSLATAVGLLKSVVSFILVVVSYFMASRFANYRIF; encoded by the coding sequence ATGAAAATAAGAAAGAATGCGATTCATTATAATGTCATGGTACTTCCCGGTATCATCTTCCTTATACTGTTCAGCATTGTGCCGATGTTTTATGCGGTGATGGCTTTTCAGAATTTCAAGCCGGGCAGGGGCATCTGGGGCTCGGAATGGGTCGGGCTGGAAAACTTTAGTTATTTGTTCATGCTTCCCGACAGCAGACTGATCTTCTTCAACACGGTCTTTCTCGCGGTCATGAAAATCATTGCCAACCTTATTATCCCGCTCGTATTCGCGCTGCTGCTGAATGAGGTCCGGCAGCGATTTATGCGCAAGACCATCCAAACCATTGTCTATTTGCCGCACTTTCTCTCCTGGGTGCTGCTTGCGACTATATTTTTCGACGTGTTCTCACTCGACGGTATGGTCAATAAACTATTCGGGCTGTTCGGCGTCGATCCCATTCTCTTCTATGCCAGTAACAAATGGTTTCCCGGGATCATCATCGCAACTGATGTGTGGAAGGAATTCGGCTTTAACGCCATCGTCTATTTGGCCGCCTTAACCGGCATCAATCCAGTGCTGTACGAAGCTGCGGATATCGACGGGGCGAGCCGCTTCCGCCAGCTGTGGCACGTTACGCTGCCCGGCGTGCGCACCACGGTCGTGCTGCTTGGAACGCTGGCACTGGGCAACGTCATGAATGCGAATTTCGATCAAATTTTCAATATGTACAACCCTCTCGTTTATCAATCGTCCGATATTATCGACACTTACGTGTACCGGGTCGGCCTCAATGATCTTCAATACAGCCTGGCAACCGCAGTCGGCCTGCTGAAATCGGTCGTCAGCTTTATTCTCGTCGTCGTTTCCTATTTCATGGCCAGCCGTTTTGCCAACTATCGCATTTTCTGA
- a CDS encoding extracellular solute-binding protein, with translation MKAKLLLLTLAFSLVLSACSSVNKGSSSDEKSNNGSAANTQSNSGGGTTKPSDEDLAYEKYKDPVTLTIGFKIPDDKLADGDTNDNNIASRYFESLTNIKVVHSWEAKGDDAFKQKVNLAIASNDLPDAMVVDRNQLRKLIDNDMLEDLTDVYDQYGSKLVKDIYASTKGMALQDATSDGKLYGLPNVAIEADAPSLLWVRQDWLDKLKLQAPKTIDDIEKIAQAFVDQDPDGNNKKDTLGLTGDKQVVYGQKPNPNGFDSIFGSYHAFPKNWIKDANGNVVYGSVTPENKEALAKLADWYKRGLIDQQFALYKETQEPIVANKTGLFFGPWWMPYWPLADSVTNDTKADWHAYAVPTDKDGKFVTHMAPVTDRYIVVRKGYEHPEAAVKMLNVFTRYERRQDPNTAEVKKLDDYAVATGVHIRNYYPFDLLLDYSDAVVKRYEAVQKALKGEVDPATFDPDTKQVYDFSVIEKENPKKNMDAWKPAIAYAQGGRILATEPMDKVYSVFYGTTRTMETKWATLEKLENETFLKIIVGDLPVSAFDDFTAQWKKLGGDQITAEVTDIVNKK, from the coding sequence ATGAAAGCGAAACTGCTTCTACTCACGCTGGCTTTCTCATTAGTGCTCAGCGCCTGCAGCAGCGTAAACAAAGGTTCGTCATCCGACGAAAAGTCGAATAACGGCAGTGCCGCGAATACGCAATCCAATTCCGGCGGCGGTACTACGAAACCGTCCGATGAAGATTTGGCCTACGAGAAATACAAAGATCCCGTGACGCTGACCATCGGCTTCAAAATTCCCGATGACAAGCTGGCGGACGGCGACACAAACGATAACAACATAGCCTCGCGTTATTTTGAAAGCCTCACAAACATTAAGGTCGTTCACTCCTGGGAAGCGAAGGGCGATGACGCATTCAAGCAGAAGGTTAACCTCGCGATCGCCAGCAATGACCTGCCTGATGCAATGGTCGTCGACCGCAATCAGCTGCGTAAGCTCATCGATAACGACATGCTGGAAGATTTAACGGATGTCTATGACCAATACGGCTCCAAGCTGGTGAAGGACATTTACGCCTCCACCAAAGGCATGGCTCTGCAGGACGCAACCTCTGACGGCAAGCTGTACGGGCTGCCGAACGTGGCGATCGAAGCCGATGCTCCGTCACTCCTATGGGTGCGCCAGGACTGGCTCGACAAATTGAAGCTTCAAGCGCCGAAGACGATCGATGACATCGAGAAAATCGCGCAAGCGTTCGTCGATCAGGACCCTGACGGCAACAACAAGAAGGATACGCTTGGCTTGACGGGCGACAAGCAGGTCGTTTACGGACAGAAACCGAACCCGAACGGCTTTGACTCCATCTTCGGCTCTTACCATGCTTTTCCGAAAAACTGGATCAAAGACGCAAACGGCAATGTCGTCTACGGCTCGGTCACACCCGAGAACAAAGAAGCGCTTGCCAAGCTGGCTGATTGGTACAAACGCGGCCTGATCGACCAGCAGTTCGCGCTGTACAAAGAAACGCAGGAGCCGATTGTTGCCAACAAAACAGGCTTGTTCTTCGGTCCTTGGTGGATGCCGTATTGGCCGCTGGCTGATTCTGTAACGAATGACACGAAAGCCGATTGGCACGCTTACGCGGTGCCGACTGATAAAGACGGCAAATTTGTAACCCACATGGCCCCTGTGACGGACCGATATATCGTGGTGCGCAAAGGATATGAGCATCCCGAAGCTGCTGTAAAAATGCTTAATGTATTCACCCGCTACGAAAGACGGCAGGATCCGAACACGGCGGAAGTGAAAAAGCTCGATGATTACGCTGTAGCTACCGGCGTTCACATCCGCAACTACTATCCGTTCGACCTGCTGCTTGACTACTCCGACGCCGTTGTGAAGCGTTATGAGGCGGTTCAAAAGGCGTTAAAAGGCGAAGTCGACCCGGCGACATTCGATCCGGACACGAAGCAGGTGTATGATTTCTCCGTTATAGAGAAAGAAAATCCAAAGAAAAACATGGATGCTTGGAAGCCGGCAATCGCTTATGCCCAAGGCGGAAGAATTCTCGCAACCGAGCCTATGGATAAAGTCTACAGCGTCTTCTACGGCACGACCCGCACGATGGAAACGAAGTGGGCGACGCTCGAGAAGCTCGAGAACGAGACGTTCTTGAAAATAATCGTAGGCGATCTGCCTGTCAGCGCCTTCGACGATTTCACAGCACAGTGGAAGAAGCTCGGCGGTGATCAAATCACAGCCGAAGTGACCGATATCGTGAACAAGAAATAA
- a CDS encoding response regulator, with protein sequence MIKAIVVDDEKLVRKGFISMIDWATYGIVIVGEAADGKAALELLSQSEADLLFTDITMPGLSGFDLIKQVRQRYPRMHSVVLTCHHEFDYVHEALRLGAIDYIVKTLLEMDNLDQVMHRIVERIRWEESSRSGYSASTGQEPAAASSALLFFPISAGEESSELFRLPLAQRNPLISLNGMWMAPLTHTPSREELKRELGGGASSHWQAALITGLTDKPLEVIKRTLAAKLGRYLFYESAQSPYIVSVTYEELEGMPEPSGADTEAAFSHWHSLKWAFYAEEWDAFIRKVRQLQPEPARIVNFAAALRKDWGELFRLEDEDAGFTISHGRSRTWSEWKNDFRRFSDLVQRRMVELSFSKDVMLSLVRAVQFMRRESGSKINQNDVAHHINMSRSYFSQCFAKFAGESFGEMLRNMRIERAKSLLLETGVPVYEIASLAGFEDDKYFSRVFREHVGKLPTEYRADGGKTV encoded by the coding sequence ATGATTAAGGCAATTGTTGTCGATGACGAGAAGCTGGTTCGCAAAGGGTTTATTTCCATGATCGATTGGGCTACCTACGGAATCGTAATCGTCGGCGAAGCAGCAGATGGCAAGGCAGCACTGGAGCTTCTGTCTCAAAGCGAGGCCGACCTGCTGTTCACGGATATTACGATGCCCGGATTATCGGGCTTCGATCTGATCAAGCAGGTACGGCAGCGCTATCCGCGCATGCATTCCGTCGTACTGACCTGCCACCATGAATTCGATTATGTCCATGAAGCTCTGCGGCTCGGAGCGATTGATTATATCGTAAAGACACTGCTCGAGATGGATAATCTCGATCAAGTAATGCACCGTATCGTCGAGCGAATAAGGTGGGAGGAAAGCAGCCGTTCCGGCTATTCGGCGAGCACGGGACAGGAGCCGGCCGCGGCTTCATCCGCGCTGCTGTTCTTCCCAATCTCTGCAGGCGAAGAGAGCAGCGAGCTGTTCCGGCTTCCCCTTGCGCAGCGGAATCCGCTCATTTCATTAAACGGCATGTGGATGGCCCCGCTAACACACACACCGTCGCGTGAAGAATTGAAACGGGAGCTTGGCGGCGGAGCCTCGAGCCACTGGCAGGCGGCGCTTATAACGGGGCTGACTGATAAGCCGCTGGAGGTTATCAAGCGAACGCTCGCTGCCAAACTCGGACGGTATCTGTTCTATGAATCCGCGCAATCGCCCTATATCGTATCTGTTACTTATGAAGAGCTTGAAGGGATGCCGGAACCTTCCGGAGCGGACACCGAAGCCGCTTTCAGCCATTGGCATTCGCTGAAGTGGGCCTTCTATGCCGAGGAATGGGACGCCTTCATCCGGAAGGTAAGGCAGCTCCAGCCGGAGCCTGCGCGGATTGTCAATTTTGCCGCTGCGCTCCGGAAGGACTGGGGCGAACTGTTCCGGTTGGAGGACGAGGATGCGGGGTTTACCATATCCCACGGACGGAGCCGGACCTGGAGCGAGTGGAAGAACGATTTCCGCCGGTTCTCCGATCTCGTGCAGCGGAGGATGGTCGAGCTATCCTTTTCAAAGGACGTCATGCTGAGTCTCGTCCGCGCGGTCCAATTCATGAGGCGCGAGTCCGGGAGCAAAATCAATCAAAACGATGTTGCCCATCATATCAATATGAGCCGCAGTTATTTCAGTCAATGCTTTGCCAAATTTGCCGGGGAGTCGTTCGGAGAGATGCTTCGTAATATGCGGATTGAGCGGGCAAAGTCCCTGCTGCTGGAAACGGGTGTGCCCGTATATGAAATCGCTTCGCTTGCCGGTTTTGAGGATGACAAATATTTCAGCCGCGTCTTTCGTGAACATGTCGGCAAACTGCCGACCGAATACCGGGCTGATGGTGGGAAAACGGTTTAA